A genomic window from Vicia villosa cultivar HV-30 ecotype Madison, WI unplaced genomic scaffold, Vvil1.0 scaffold8, whole genome shotgun sequence includes:
- the LOC131643183 gene encoding alpha/beta hydrolase domain-containing protein VTE7-like has product MVSLFSQPFPPPSSSTLPFTRRCTSTFKLKPFTVFSSSSSQPFPPFLPKEILTINDPFARKFAMRIQRLPVNVSFAENPIMSSCVKPLVQSKEPPIVLIHGFDSSCLEWRYGYPLLEESGFETWAVDILGWGFSDLENLPPCDVVSKRNHFYQFWKSYIRRPMILVGPSLGSAVAIDFAVNYPEAVEKLILIDASVYAEGTGNLATLPRSVAYAGVYLLKSLPLRLYANYLTFNNMPLHTILDGTKVGRLHCLLPWWDDATVDFMTSGGYKIASLIRKVKQKTLIIWGENDRIVSNKLAVQLHCELPDAVLRQIPDCGHIPHLERPDSAMKLIVEFIQTEKKKLSKRVSQVSQVS; this is encoded by the exons ATGGTTTCACTTTTCTCTCAACCTTTTCCTCctccttcttcttctacattaccCTTTACTAGAAGATGCACCTCCACTTTCAAACTCAAACCTTTCactgttttttcttcttcttcttctcaacccTTCCCTCCTTTTCTTCCTAAAGAAATTCTCACTATCAATGACCCTTTTGCTAGAAAATTCGCAATGCGGATTCAAAGACTACCTGTCAAT GTTAGCTTTGCAGAAAACCCTATCATGAGCAGTTGTGTGAAGCCGTTGGTGCAGAGCAAGGAACCGCCGATTGTTCTTATACACGGTTTCGATAG TTCATGTTTAGAATGGAGATATGGATATCCATTGCTTGAAGAATCTGGTTTCGAGACCTGGGCAGTTGATATTCTTGGTTGGGGTTTCTCTGATTTAG AAAATCTTCCTCCTTGTGACGTGGTATCAAAGCGCAATCACTTCTATCAG tTTTGGAAGTCCTACATCAGAAGGCCAATGATATTAGTTGGACCAAGCCTCGGCTCTGCTGTTGCCATTGATTTTGCGGTTAATTATCCAGAAGCT GTGGAAAAACTTATTTTGATTGATGCTAGTGTATATGCAGAGGGAACTGGAAACTTAGCAACCTTGCCTAGATCGGTAGCCTATGCTGGG GTATATTTATTGAAGAGCCTTCCGTTGCGCTTATATGCCAACTATTTGACCTTCAATAACATGCCCTTACACACCATTCTTGATGGGACTAAA GTTGGCCGCTTACATTGCTTATTGCCTTGGTGGGATGATGCTACTGTTGATTTTATGACTAGTGGCGGTTACAAAATTGCTTCCCTCATAAGAAAG GTAAAGCAGAAAACACTGATAATATGGGGTGAAAATGACCGTATAGTCAGCAATAAGCTCGCAGTG CAACTACACTGTGAATTACCTGATGCAGTTCTACGTCAAATACCCGATTGCGGGCATATTCCTCATTTGGAAAGACCTGATTCAGCTATGAAATTAATTGttgaatttattcaaacagaGAAAAAGAAATTAAGTAAACGTGTTTCACAAGTAAGCCAAGTGAGTTAA